One genomic region from Ornithinimicrobium flavum encodes:
- a CDS encoding AAA family ATPase, with amino-acid sequence MTESAQGARDALHAVRQEVAKAVVGQDQAVSGLIVALLARGHVLLEGVPGVAKTLLVRSLAAALSVETRRVQFTPDLMPGDVTGSMVYDSGRSDFTFRPGPVFTHLLLADEINRTPPKTQSALLEAMEERQVTVDGTTHALPSPFLVAATQNPVEYEGTYPLPEAQLDRFLLKVTLPPPPREDEIQVLTRHAEGFDPRDLVGAGVRPVATPQDLAAGSAAVRTVQVSPELIGYVVDLAAATRVTPSLQLGVSPRGATALMSTARAWAWLQGRDYVTPDDVKALARPTLEHRVALRPEAELEGVTAASVLESVLAAVPVPR; translated from the coding sequence ATGACCGAGTCCGCCCAGGGGGCCCGCGACGCCCTGCACGCCGTCCGGCAGGAGGTCGCCAAGGCCGTCGTCGGGCAGGACCAGGCGGTCTCGGGTCTGATCGTCGCCCTCCTCGCCCGCGGTCACGTCCTGCTGGAGGGCGTGCCCGGGGTGGCCAAGACGCTGCTGGTCCGCTCCCTGGCGGCGGCGTTGTCCGTGGAGACCCGGCGCGTGCAGTTCACCCCCGACCTCATGCCCGGCGACGTCACCGGGTCGATGGTCTACGACAGCGGCCGCAGCGACTTCACCTTCCGTCCCGGGCCGGTCTTCACCCACCTCCTGCTCGCCGACGAGATCAACCGTACGCCGCCCAAGACCCAGTCCGCGCTCCTGGAGGCGATGGAGGAGCGGCAGGTCACCGTGGACGGCACCACCCACGCCCTCCCCTCGCCCTTCCTGGTCGCGGCGACCCAGAACCCCGTCGAGTACGAAGGCACCTACCCCCTCCCCGAGGCCCAGCTCGACCGCTTCCTCCTCAAGGTCACGCTCCCGCCGCCGCCCCGGGAGGACGAGATCCAGGTCCTCACCCGGCACGCGGAGGGGTTCGACCCCCGCGACCTTGTAGGCGCCGGGGTGCGGCCGGTGGCGACGCCGCAGGACCTCGCCGCCGGGTCGGCCGCGGTGCGCACCGTCCAGGTGTCACCGGAGCTCATCGGGTATGTCGTGGACCTGGCCGCCGCCACGCGCGTCACCCCCTCGCTGCAGCTGGGCGTGAGCCCCCGAGGCGCCACGGCCCTCATGAGCACCGCGCGCGCCTGGGCCTGGCTGCAGGGTCGCGACTATGTCACCCCCGACGACGTGAAGGCCCTGGCCCGGCCGACACTGGAGCACCGCGTGGCCCTCCGGCCGGAGGCCGAGCTCGAGGGCGTCACCGCAGCGTCTGTGCTCGAGTCGGTCCTGGCCGCCGTGCCCGTGCCCCGCTGA
- a CDS encoding DUF58 domain-containing protein has translation MIVRGPVLVLVLLGLLPTALLPDRAGVVAAWWVAGVAVLVAADVLLAAAPRSLQVSRGGVPQVRLHEETSSTLTLTNPGSRRVRGVVRDAWVPSAGADGVRHTVDLPAGERRRLTTTLRPTRRGDRPATGVTVRTHGPLGLAGRQATLEVPGAVRSLPPFRSRRHLPGALARLRQLDGRSAVRTRGQGTEFDSLRDYVEGDDVRSIDWRATARRQHVVVRTWQPERDRRVVLVLDTSRTSAARVGDEPRLDAAMDAALLLAALASRAGDRVDLIAGDRVVRARVGGGSDRGALLHQLVSALAPLEPVLLEADWRRLAGAITAITRRRALVVLLTPLDPAAVEEGLLPVLPSLTAHHRVVVASVADPELARLRTDLSGLEQVYDATAAERTEELRHRTALGLSQLGVTVLDETPEDLPLALVDHYLALKAQGLL, from the coding sequence ATGATCGTGCGCGGCCCGGTCCTGGTCCTGGTGCTCCTGGGGCTGCTCCCCACCGCGCTCCTGCCGGACCGGGCGGGGGTGGTGGCCGCCTGGTGGGTGGCGGGCGTGGCCGTCCTGGTCGCCGCCGACGTGCTCCTGGCGGCCGCACCCCGGTCGTTGCAGGTCAGCCGCGGTGGGGTGCCCCAGGTGCGGCTCCACGAGGAGACCTCCAGCACCCTCACCCTGACCAACCCCGGGTCCCGCAGGGTGCGCGGCGTCGTGCGGGACGCCTGGGTGCCGTCCGCCGGGGCCGACGGGGTGCGGCATACCGTCGACCTGCCGGCGGGCGAGCGGCGTCGCCTGACCACCACGCTGCGCCCGACCAGGCGCGGCGACCGGCCCGCCACGGGCGTGACCGTCCGCACCCACGGCCCCCTGGGGCTGGCCGGCCGGCAAGCGACCCTCGAGGTGCCGGGGGCGGTGCGCTCGCTGCCCCCCTTCCGCTCGCGCCGGCACCTGCCCGGCGCGCTGGCCCGGTTGCGGCAGCTCGACGGCCGCTCGGCCGTGCGCACGCGCGGCCAGGGCACGGAGTTCGACTCGCTGCGCGACTACGTCGAGGGTGACGACGTGCGGTCGATCGACTGGCGCGCCACGGCCCGGCGGCAGCACGTCGTGGTCCGCACCTGGCAGCCGGAACGGGACCGTCGCGTCGTGCTGGTCCTGGACACCTCCCGGACCAGCGCGGCCCGCGTCGGTGACGAGCCCAGGCTGGACGCGGCGATGGACGCCGCCCTGCTCCTGGCCGCCCTCGCCTCACGTGCCGGTGACCGGGTCGACCTGATCGCCGGTGACCGGGTGGTGCGGGCCAGGGTGGGCGGCGGCAGCGACCGGGGCGCCCTCCTGCACCAGCTGGTCAGCGCCCTGGCCCCGCTGGAGCCGGTGCTCCTGGAGGCGGACTGGCGGCGGCTGGCCGGTGCGATCACGGCGATCACGCGGCGGCGCGCCCTCGTCGTGCTGCTCACCCCGCTGGACCCGGCGGCGGTCGAGGAGGGTCTGCTGCCGGTCCTGCCGTCGCTGACGGCCCACCACCGGGTGGTGGTGGCCTCGGTCGCCGACCCCGAGCTGGCCCGGCTGCGCACCGACCTCTCCGGGCTGGAGCAGGTGTACGACGCCACGGCCGCCGAGCGCACGGAGGAGCTGCGGCACCGCACGGCCCTGGGCCTGTCGCAGCTGGGGGTGACGGTGCTCGACGAGACCCCCGAGGACCTTCCGCTGGCGCTGGTCGACCACTACCTGGCGCTCAAGGCCCAGGGCCTGCTCTGA
- a CDS encoding stage II sporulation protein M: protein MDLDALVGRRSGAWARLDALARRRRLSGAEADELLDGYQRAATDLSLVRSGAPDAGVVTHLSVLVTRARARAARVPTVSWAGVGRFLAEDFPAALYRLRRWWGITALVNVVVGLVLGWWLVRNPVVEQSLLSTEQVQALVNVQFESYYSENAASSFSTLVWVNNAWVAARCIGMGVLGFPVVWVLWQNITNVAVIGSLMHRHGRAEVFWGLITPHGLLELMAIFVAAGVGLRLFWAWVAPGRRGRLANLAQEGRTAAGVALGLVLVLLVSGVIEGFVTPSPLPTWARVGIGVLALALFFVYVFTLGRRAVRRGATGDVGEDLQSASAPTAG, encoded by the coding sequence GTGGACCTGGACGCGCTGGTGGGACGTCGCTCAGGGGCGTGGGCACGCCTCGACGCGCTCGCCCGTCGGCGCCGGCTGTCCGGGGCGGAGGCGGACGAGCTCCTCGACGGCTACCAGCGCGCGGCCACCGACCTGTCGCTCGTGCGCTCCGGTGCCCCCGACGCCGGGGTGGTGACGCACCTGTCGGTCCTGGTGACGCGGGCCCGGGCCCGGGCGGCGCGGGTGCCGACGGTGAGCTGGGCGGGCGTCGGGCGCTTTCTCGCCGAGGACTTCCCGGCCGCGCTCTACCGCCTGCGCCGGTGGTGGGGGATCACGGCCCTCGTCAACGTCGTGGTCGGGCTGGTGCTTGGGTGGTGGCTGGTGCGCAACCCGGTGGTGGAGCAGTCGCTGCTGTCGACCGAGCAGGTGCAGGCGCTGGTCAACGTGCAGTTCGAGTCCTACTACTCCGAGAACGCCGCCAGCAGCTTCTCGACGCTGGTCTGGGTCAACAACGCCTGGGTCGCCGCCCGGTGCATCGGCATGGGGGTGCTGGGCTTCCCCGTCGTCTGGGTCCTGTGGCAGAACATCACCAACGTCGCCGTCATCGGCTCCCTCATGCACCGGCACGGTCGGGCGGAGGTCTTCTGGGGCCTCATCACCCCGCACGGTCTGCTGGAGCTGATGGCCATCTTCGTCGCCGCCGGCGTGGGGCTGCGGCTCTTCTGGGCCTGGGTCGCCCCCGGCCGGCGGGGGCGGCTGGCCAACCTGGCCCAGGAGGGGCGGACCGCCGCCGGGGTCGCCCTCGGTCTGGTCCTGGTGCTGCTGGTGTCCGGGGTGATCGAGGGCTTCGTCACCCCGTCCCCGCTGCCCACCTGGGCCCGGGTGGGGATCGGCGTGCTCGCGCTCGCGCTGTTCTTCGTCTACGTCTTCACGCTGGGTCGGCGCGCGGTGCGGCGGGGGGCCACCGGCGACGTGGGTGAGGACCTGCAGTCGGCCTCGGCGCCGACAGCGGGCTGA
- a CDS encoding RDD family protein has product MAGARGIFDAERFVTSEAVEVELPAASLPLRMASGLIDLLLLAVLALLAVWLLPFELLADDPALGQAAVIALMVLGMAGIPIALETLTPGRTVGKMVTGLRVVRDDTGPIGLRHATIRALAGTVELWLTLGGLAVLVAATNERGRRLGDLLAGTYVVRDRVRLRLTPAPQASPRLEGWARGADLGVMPDALVVATRQFLARAASLSPDARVQTGTDLYTALLSRVAPAPPAGAHPEEVMATVLAERRRRDEERLEREDALRARVLGGSGPQE; this is encoded by the coding sequence ATGGCGGGCGCACGGGGCATCTTCGACGCCGAGCGGTTCGTCACGAGCGAGGCCGTCGAGGTCGAGCTGCCGGCCGCCAGCCTGCCGCTGCGCATGGCCTCCGGACTCATCGACCTCCTGCTCCTGGCCGTCCTGGCCCTGCTCGCGGTGTGGCTGCTGCCGTTCGAGCTGCTCGCGGACGACCCGGCGCTGGGGCAGGCCGCCGTCATCGCCCTCATGGTCCTGGGGATGGCCGGGATCCCGATCGCCCTGGAGACGCTGACCCCGGGCCGCACGGTGGGCAAGATGGTCACCGGCCTGCGGGTGGTGCGGGACGACACGGGGCCGATCGGGCTGCGGCACGCGACGATCCGGGCGCTCGCCGGCACGGTCGAGCTGTGGCTGACCCTCGGCGGGCTGGCGGTGCTGGTCGCGGCCACCAACGAGCGCGGTCGACGGCTGGGGGACCTGCTGGCCGGCACCTACGTGGTGCGGGACCGCGTCCGGCTCCGGCTCACGCCCGCCCCGCAGGCGTCCCCGCGGCTCGAGGGCTGGGCCAGGGGGGCCGACCTCGGGGTGATGCCGGACGCCCTCGTCGTCGCCACCCGGCAGTTCCTCGCCCGGGCGGCCAGCCTGTCGCCCGACGCGCGGGTGCAGACCGGGACCGACCTCTACACCGCCCTGCTGTCCCGGGTGGCCCCCGCTCCCCCGGCGGGTGCGCACCCGGAGGAGGTCATGGCGACCGTGCTGGCCGAGCGCCGCCGCCGCGACGAGGAACGGCTGGAGCGCGAGGACGCCCTGCGGGCCCGCGTGCTGGGGGGCTCCGGCCCTCAGGAGTAG
- a CDS encoding adenosine deaminase: MSAAAGPRAALGEEDVRALPKVLLHDHLDGGLRPSTVLALAQEQGYAGLPADDVDILGAWFREAADSGSLVRYLETFAHTVAVMQTAEALRRVARECVLDLAADGVVYAEVRYAPEQHLEGGLSLDEVVEAVDAGLREGEDEVRGAGGRIQVRSMVTAMRHAARSVEIAELMVRHRDDVCGFDIAGAEDGFPPTRHLAAFEYLRHENAHFTIHAGEAFGLPSIWEAVQWCGAERLGHGIRLVDDVTVDGRPVTEDLGAAVALSRSDPGAFVLGPLASYVRDRRIALEMCPSSNVQTGAAPSIEEHAITLLKNLDVRVTLNTDNRLMSGTSMTREAMLLVERVGWTRHDLRTMAINAMKSAFLPHPERVALIETVLKPAYS, encoded by the coding sequence GTGAGCGCGGCTGCCGGTCCCCGGGCGGCCCTGGGCGAGGAGGACGTCCGCGCCCTGCCCAAGGTGCTCCTGCACGACCACCTCGACGGGGGGCTGCGACCCTCGACGGTGCTGGCGCTGGCGCAGGAGCAGGGGTATGCCGGGCTGCCGGCGGACGACGTCGACATCCTGGGTGCGTGGTTCCGGGAGGCCGCGGACAGCGGCTCGCTGGTGCGCTACCTGGAGACCTTCGCGCACACCGTGGCGGTGATGCAGACCGCCGAGGCGCTGCGGCGCGTCGCGCGTGAGTGCGTGCTCGACCTGGCCGCCGACGGCGTCGTGTACGCCGAGGTGCGCTACGCCCCCGAGCAGCACCTGGAGGGCGGTCTGAGCCTGGACGAGGTCGTCGAGGCGGTCGACGCCGGCCTGCGTGAGGGCGAGGACGAGGTGCGCGGGGCCGGGGGCCGGATCCAGGTCCGCTCGATGGTCACCGCCATGCGGCACGCCGCCCGCAGCGTGGAGATCGCCGAGCTCATGGTGCGGCACCGGGACGACGTCTGCGGCTTCGACATCGCGGGGGCGGAGGACGGTTTTCCCCCCACCCGCCACCTGGCCGCCTTCGAGTACCTCCGGCACGAGAACGCCCACTTCACGATCCACGCGGGCGAGGCCTTCGGGCTGCCGAGCATCTGGGAGGCCGTGCAGTGGTGCGGGGCGGAGCGGCTCGGCCACGGGATCCGTCTCGTCGACGACGTCACGGTGGACGGACGGCCGGTCACCGAGGACCTCGGGGCCGCGGTGGCGCTCTCCCGCTCGGACCCGGGTGCCTTCGTCCTGGGGCCCCTCGCCTCCTACGTGCGCGACCGCCGCATCGCCCTGGAGATGTGTCCCAGCAGCAACGTCCAGACCGGTGCCGCCCCGTCGATCGAGGAGCACGCCATCACCCTGCTGAAGAACCTCGACGTCCGGGTGACGCTCAACACCGACAACCGGCTCATGAGCGGGACCTCGATGACGCGGGAGGCGATGCTCCTGGTCGAGCGGGTCGGGTGGACCCGGCACGACCTGCGGACGATGGCGATCAACGCGATGAAGTCGGCCTTCCTGCCGCACCCGGAGCGCGTGGCGCTCATCGAGACGGTCCTCAAGCCGGCCTACTCCTGA
- a CDS encoding cupin domain-containing protein: protein MPTMLKPVRVPGAGDKLIQEFAGAASSGHEGVSLARMTAPPGWDEPGQRPEFDEVTYVLAGEMCVEHEGGEIRVGAGECVLARAGEWVRYSVGDSGADYISVCSPAFTVDGARIDRSPGDLA from the coding sequence ATGCCGACGATGCTGAAGCCGGTCCGCGTGCCCGGCGCCGGGGACAAGCTCATCCAGGAGTTCGCCGGGGCGGCCAGCTCGGGGCACGAGGGCGTCTCGCTCGCCCGGATGACGGCGCCCCCGGGGTGGGACGAGCCCGGGCAGCGGCCCGAGTTCGACGAGGTGACCTACGTCCTGGCCGGCGAGATGTGCGTGGAGCACGAGGGTGGGGAGATCCGCGTCGGTGCCGGGGAGTGCGTCCTGGCCCGGGCGGGGGAGTGGGTCCGCTACTCCGTGGGGGACAGCGGGGCCGACTACATCTCCGTCTGCTCGCCGGCGTTCACCGTCGACGGTGCGCGGATCGACCGCTCCCCGGGCGACCTCGCGTGA
- the deoC gene encoding deoxyribose-phosphate aldolase — protein sequence MSNTFAPGATLTVQDVADLIDHALLKPELTPAEVEATCRELATDEIWSVCVRPSDVALARGAVEGHTTRVCTVIGFPHGTTSTAAKVAESRQALEDGATELDMVLNIGRLIGGDLDAVREDIAAVVEVGHGAGALVKVIFETALLDEDQKVAACRASEEAGADFVKTSTGFAGGGATLPDVRLMRANVGSGVQVKASGGVRDIDTLLAMVAEGVTRIGTSSTGALLAGAREREAAGTLVVPEPGQDLDSADGQGY from the coding sequence ATGTCGAACACCTTCGCCCCCGGCGCGACGCTCACCGTACAGGACGTCGCCGACCTCATCGACCACGCGCTGCTCAAGCCCGAGCTGACCCCGGCCGAGGTGGAGGCCACCTGCCGGGAGCTCGCGACCGACGAGATCTGGTCGGTCTGCGTGCGTCCCTCGGACGTCGCGCTGGCCCGGGGCGCCGTCGAGGGCCACACGACCCGGGTGTGCACGGTGATCGGCTTCCCCCACGGCACGACCTCCACGGCGGCCAAGGTCGCCGAGTCCCGCCAGGCGCTCGAGGACGGGGCGACCGAGCTGGACATGGTCCTCAACATCGGCCGGCTCATCGGTGGTGACCTGGACGCGGTGCGGGAGGACATCGCGGCGGTGGTCGAGGTGGGGCACGGCGCCGGGGCGCTGGTCAAGGTGATCTTCGAGACCGCGCTGCTCGACGAGGACCAGAAGGTGGCGGCCTGCCGCGCCAGCGAGGAGGCGGGTGCCGACTTCGTCAAGACGTCCACCGGCTTCGCCGGCGGCGGTGCCACCCTGCCGGACGTGCGGCTCATGCGGGCCAACGTCGGGAGCGGCGTGCAGGTCAAGGCCTCCGGCGGCGTGCGCGACATCGACACCCTGCTGGCGATGGTGGCCGAGGGCGTCACCCGGATCGGGACCTCCTCCACGGGGGCCCTGCTCGCCGGGGCGCGCGAGCGCGAGGCTGCCGGGACGCTGGTCGTGCCCGAGCCCGGTCAGGACCTCGACAGCGCCGACGGCCAGGGGTACTGA
- a CDS encoding thymidine phosphorylase has product MSESFDAVDIIRTKRDRGELSSEEIAWVIDAYTREVVADEQMSALAMAILLNGMNRREIGDWTNAMIASGERMDFSSLSRPTADKHSTGGVGDKITLPLAPLVAACGVAVPQLSGRGLGHTGGTLDKLEAIPGWQAALSNEDMLRQLEDVGAVICAAGSGLAPADKRLYSLRDVTGTVEAIPLIASSIMSKKIAEGTGVLVLDVKVGSGAFMKTQEDARELAETMVALGQGAGVHTVALLTDMSTPLGLTAGNGLEVRESVEVLAGGGPQDVVELTVALAREMLEGAGVTDVDPAEALKDGRAMDVWRAMISAQGGDPDAELPTAKETQEVVADADGTLTRLDAYAVGVAAWRLGAGRGRKEDPVQAAAGVELHAKPGDAVSKGQPLMTLHTDTPERFDRSLAALEGCWSIGGAQDVQTADSIVLDRVG; this is encoded by the coding sequence ATGAGTGAGTCCTTCGACGCCGTTGACATCATCCGGACCAAGCGCGACCGCGGGGAGCTGAGCAGCGAGGAGATCGCGTGGGTGATCGACGCCTACACCCGTGAGGTCGTGGCCGACGAGCAGATGTCGGCCCTGGCGATGGCGATCCTGCTCAACGGGATGAACCGCCGGGAGATCGGTGACTGGACCAACGCGATGATCGCCTCGGGCGAGCGGATGGACTTCTCCTCCCTGTCCCGCCCGACCGCCGACAAGCACTCCACCGGCGGCGTCGGCGACAAGATCACCCTGCCGCTGGCCCCGCTCGTGGCGGCGTGCGGGGTGGCCGTGCCGCAGCTGTCCGGCCGGGGGCTGGGCCACACCGGAGGCACCCTGGACAAGCTCGAGGCGATCCCGGGGTGGCAGGCCGCCCTGTCCAACGAGGACATGCTGCGTCAGCTGGAGGACGTCGGCGCGGTCATCTGCGCGGCCGGCTCCGGGCTGGCGCCGGCCGACAAGCGGCTCTACTCCCTGCGCGACGTCACCGGCACCGTGGAGGCCATCCCGCTCATCGCGTCCTCGATCATGAGCAAGAAGATCGCCGAGGGGACGGGCGTGCTGGTGCTCGACGTCAAGGTCGGGTCCGGCGCGTTCATGAAGACGCAGGAGGACGCGCGCGAGCTCGCCGAGACCATGGTCGCGCTGGGGCAGGGCGCCGGCGTGCACACCGTCGCCCTGCTCACCGACATGTCCACGCCGCTGGGCCTCACGGCCGGCAACGGCCTGGAGGTGAGGGAGTCGGTCGAGGTCCTGGCCGGCGGTGGGCCGCAGGACGTCGTGGAGCTCACCGTGGCGCTGGCCCGGGAGATGCTGGAGGGTGCGGGCGTCACCGACGTCGACCCCGCGGAGGCGCTGAAGGACGGCCGGGCGATGGACGTCTGGCGCGCGATGATCTCGGCCCAGGGCGGTGACCCGGACGCCGAGCTGCCGACGGCGAAGGAGACCCAGGAGGTCGTCGCGGACGCCGACGGCACCCTGACCCGGCTCGACGCCTACGCCGTGGGGGTCGCCGCGTGGCGCCTCGGTGCCGGTCGCGGCCGCAAGGAGGACCCCGTGCAGGCGGCGGCCGGCGTGGAGCTGCACGCCAAGCCCGGCGACGCGGTGAGCAAGGGTCAGCCGCTCATGACGCTGCACACGGACACGCCCGAGCGCTTCGACCGCTCGCTGGCCGCCCTGGAGGGCTGCTGGTCGATCGGGGGGGCCCAGGACGTGCAGACGGCCGACTCGATCGTTCTCGACCGCGTCGGCTGA
- a CDS encoding cytidine deaminase, which yields MGRAYVPYSHYPVGVAGLVDDGRVVSGCNVENASYGVGLCAECGMVSELAATGGGRLVAVWCVDGQGRTLMPCGRCRQLLWEFGAPDCQLQTPEGVLPLSAVLPQAFGPENLV from the coding sequence ATGGGCCGGGCCTACGTGCCCTACTCGCACTACCCGGTCGGCGTCGCCGGCCTGGTCGACGACGGGCGGGTGGTCAGCGGCTGCAACGTGGAGAACGCCTCCTACGGCGTCGGGCTGTGCGCGGAGTGCGGGATGGTCTCCGAGCTCGCGGCCACCGGCGGCGGCCGGCTGGTCGCCGTCTGGTGCGTCGACGGGCAGGGACGCACCCTCATGCCGTGCGGGCGCTGCCGGCAGCTGCTGTGGGAGTTCGGGGCGCCGGACTGCCAGCTGCAGACCCCGGAGGGGGTCCTCCCGCTGAGCGCGGTGCTGCCGCAGGCCTTCGGACCGGAGAACCTGGTCTGA
- a CDS encoding ABC transporter permease: MSTVTSPTTPVEGDHLLLRPKVGLKTPVVYALAALLSLLLLRGTNADESTTFQFGTREAWVTIPNIEVPSLLIIVVLALVMAAAAVVSFLMVRQRRRPPWWLHIIVGTAFIMAFLTFIGAGKLIPMVSLLAGALTLSVPLVFGALSGVVCERSGIINIAIEGQLLFGAFAAAVVGSAVGSGYAGLAAAPLAGALVGAVLAWFAVAYRVNQIIVGVVLNTLIIGLTGFLFSTVLSQNREVWNTRAPLPRIQVPVLSEIPLVGPVLFNQTILVYLMYVIVIVLNFMLFRSRWGLRTRAVGEHPKAADTVGIKVNPRRVWNTILGGAIAGLGGAFFTVGSGLAFGRDMSAGNGFIALAAMILGKWNPWGAVAAALLFGFSRNLGNVMSTIGAGIPSELLLMLPYVITILAVAGFVGRVRPPAAEGIPYTKS; the protein is encoded by the coding sequence GTGAGCACCGTCACCAGCCCCACCACCCCCGTCGAGGGCGACCACCTCCTGCTCCGTCCCAAGGTCGGTCTCAAGACACCGGTCGTCTACGCGCTCGCCGCCCTCCTCTCGCTGCTGCTGCTGCGGGGCACGAACGCCGACGAGTCCACCACCTTCCAGTTCGGCACGCGCGAGGCCTGGGTCACCATCCCGAACATCGAGGTGCCCTCGCTGCTCATCATCGTGGTGCTCGCCCTGGTGATGGCGGCCGCGGCGGTCGTGTCCTTCCTGATGGTGCGCCAGCGCCGCCGGCCCCCGTGGTGGTTGCACATCATCGTCGGCACGGCCTTCATCATGGCCTTCCTCACCTTCATCGGTGCCGGCAAGCTCATCCCGATGGTCTCCCTGCTCGCCGGCGCGCTCACCCTGTCGGTGCCGCTGGTCTTCGGCGCCCTCTCCGGCGTCGTGTGCGAGCGGTCGGGCATCATCAACATCGCGATCGAGGGCCAGCTGCTCTTCGGCGCCTTCGCGGCGGCGGTGGTCGGCTCCGCCGTCGGTAGCGGCTACGCCGGCCTGGCCGCGGCACCGTTGGCCGGCGCGCTGGTCGGCGCGGTGCTGGCCTGGTTCGCCGTCGCCTACCGGGTCAACCAGATCATCGTCGGCGTCGTCCTCAACACCCTCATCATCGGGTTGACCGGCTTCCTCTTCTCCACGGTGCTCTCGCAGAACCGGGAGGTGTGGAACACCCGTGCCCCGCTGCCCCGCATCCAGGTCCCGGTGCTGTCCGAGATCCCCCTCGTCGGCCCGGTGCTCTTCAACCAGACGATCCTGGTCTACCTGATGTACGTCATCGTCATCGTGCTGAACTTCATGCTCTTCCGCAGCCGCTGGGGCCTGCGCACCCGCGCCGTCGGAGAGCACCCCAAGGCGGCCGACACGGTGGGCATCAAGGTCAACCCGCGGCGGGTGTGGAACACCATCCTCGGCGGCGCGATCGCCGGCCTCGGCGGCGCCTTCTTCACCGTCGGGTCCGGCCTGGCCTTCGGGCGCGACATGTCGGCTGGCAACGGCTTCATCGCCCTCGCCGCGATGATCCTGGGCAAGTGGAACCCCTGGGGTGCGGTGGCCGCGGCGCTGCTCTTCGGCTTCTCCCGGAACCTCGGCAACGTCATGTCGACGATCGGCGCCGGCATCCCCTCCGAGCTGCTGCTCATGCTGCCCTACGTCATCACCATCCTGGCCGTCGCCGGCTTCGTCGGCCGGGTCCGCCCGCCCGCGGCCGAGGGCATCCCCTACACCAAGAGCTGA
- a CDS encoding ABC transporter permease, translating into MSEKPHDNESRGTDAGSEQSVAATPPAQTGTEGGAPTGDGPTHRDEEPASLLHQILSGSALMSVLAVVLALVLGGVLIAFADEATRAATGYFFSRPGDTFAAAWSAVSDAYVAMFRGSVLDWRATTFAGMIKPLTESMVFAIPLILAGLGIAVGFRAGLFNIGAQGQIIVGAIVAAYVGFAWDLPPVIHLLAAILGGAIGGAVWAFIPGILKARFGANEVIVTIMLNYVAVNLIGYMLKRPAFNLGRTGQKSPPVEENALFPALIPDWLVPGNTFRLHWGFVVAILATVFVWWLLERSTIGFQIRAAGANPAAARTAGMSVGRVTVITMVIAGALAGLAASGQVLGTERALTAGVAASFGFDAITVALLGRSRPWGTFFAGLLFGALKSGGFLMQSLTSTPIDIVLVVQSLIVLLIAAPPLVRSVFRLPAPGARPRRQRPRNTTAKEATA; encoded by the coding sequence GTGAGCGAGAAGCCGCACGACAACGAGTCCCGCGGCACCGACGCCGGCTCCGAACAGTCCGTCGCCGCCACCCCGCCGGCGCAGACCGGCACCGAGGGCGGAGCGCCGACCGGGGACGGCCCGACCCACCGCGACGAGGAGCCAGCCTCCCTCCTGCACCAGATCTTGTCCGGCAGCGCGCTGATGTCGGTGCTGGCGGTGGTGCTCGCCCTCGTCCTCGGCGGGGTGCTCATCGCCTTCGCCGACGAGGCTACCCGGGCGGCCACCGGCTACTTCTTCTCGCGGCCGGGCGACACCTTCGCCGCCGCCTGGAGCGCCGTCAGCGACGCCTACGTGGCGATGTTCCGGGGCTCCGTGCTCGACTGGCGCGCGACCACCTTCGCGGGCATGATCAAGCCGCTCACCGAGTCGATGGTTTTCGCGATCCCGCTGATCCTCGCCGGTCTGGGCATCGCGGTCGGCTTTCGGGCCGGCCTGTTCAACATCGGTGCGCAGGGCCAGATCATCGTCGGGGCCATCGTGGCCGCCTACGTCGGCTTCGCCTGGGACCTGCCGCCCGTCATCCACCTGCTCGCGGCCATCCTCGGCGGCGCGATAGGCGGCGCGGTCTGGGCCTTCATCCCCGGCATCCTCAAGGCCCGGTTCGGCGCCAACGAGGTGATCGTCACGATCATGCTCAACTACGTGGCCGTCAACCTCATCGGCTACATGCTCAAGCGGCCTGCCTTCAACCTCGGGCGCACCGGTCAGAAGAGCCCGCCGGTGGAGGAGAACGCCCTCTTCCCGGCACTCATCCCCGACTGGCTGGTCCCCGGCAACACCTTCCGGCTGCACTGGGGCTTCGTGGTCGCCATCCTCGCCACGGTCTTCGTCTGGTGGCTCCTGGAGCGCTCCACGATCGGCTTCCAGATCCGCGCGGCCGGGGCCAACCCGGCGGCGGCCCGCACGGCCGGCATGTCGGTGGGCAGGGTGACGGTCATCACCATGGTCATCGCCGGCGCCCTGGCCGGCCTGGCCGCCTCGGGGCAGGTGCTCGGGACCGAGCGGGCCCTCACCGCCGGGGTCGCCGCGTCCTTCGGCTTCGACGCCATCACGGTGGCGCTGCTCGGCCGCTCCCGACCGTGGGGCACGTTCTTCGCCGGGCTGCTCTTCGGCGCCCTGAAGTCCGGCGGCTTCCTCATGCAGTCCCTGACCTCCACCCCCATCGACATCGTGCTGGTCGTCCAGTCGTTGATCGTGCTCCTCATCGCGGCGCCGCCGCTGGTGCGCTCGGTCTTCCGTCTGCCCGCCCCGGGCGCGCGGCCCCGCCGCCAGCGACCTCGGAACACCACAGCGAAGGAGGCGACCGCGTGA